The DNA sequence GTAGGACGGTGAACAGATCCTCCTCCGTTTCAATCCCTTCAATTACTATTTTTTTGCCATAGCGGCGAGCGTGACTCACCAGGTCGATGAGCATATCCGGCGAGTTTCGGTGCATCTGAAAAACTTGCCTTTCAATTTTAACTCCGCCGAATCGCCAGTTGAGCAGGTTAAGTATGGAGCTGTATTCAGGGCGATAGTCATCAAGCCAGATGGTAAACCCCGCGATGCTGAGTTTTGCCAGCTGTTGACGAAATTTCAAAATCTGGACGGCATTCATCGTCAGGAGCGTCTCTGGATCCTGGAGCTCGATGATTGTATCGCGAGTACCTTCAACGAGTTGTTTGTCGATTTCTGGTAGCTGTAATGCGGCTAAAGGGAGATTCAAAAATAATTTGTTTTTTATTGATAGTGCCTGCAACTGCTGTATCTGCCATTGATGCAGAGCCAGTAGCTGATTTGCGGATTGCTGGTGAAACCACCGTTCATTATCGGTTGCCGGGGAAATTTCAGACAGTACTTCATATCCATAGAGTTGTGCATTGTGTAGATCGTATATTGGCTGCAGGCGAATGCTTTTTATTCCGTCCATTACTCTTTTGGTATCTCCAGGTTTTATTTGAACTAATATTCTATTTGTTTCGCCTTTTCGTGGTGTTATTAATTGGATTTAAGATAAAAACATAGTTTTTTATTCTGATTTATTGGGTTTTTATTTAATATTATGGTGTTTAATTCTTTTGTTGTTGCTGCTATGTCCGATAAAATAGGTTTTAACCCGCAAGATAAAAAACTGGGACTAAAAGTTTGCGGCAGTTGTTTTTTTATACATCCAACACTGCAGGTAGATGTGATGAGCAATGAATAAATTATATATTCTTGAGGGTTGTATTTATTTTGATGAGCAAGCAATGGCGCTTTCTATTAACGGTGAGCAAGAAAACACCATTATATTACCCGCCCCCTCAGCGCGATTACTTAGTGAGCTTATAAAAACTAACGGAACTATGGTCACGCGAGAGGAATTATTGGTACGGGTCTGGGAGGACTATGGTTACCGGGCATCTAATAGTAATCTGAACAATTATTTGAGCATATTGCGCCGGAGCCTAACATCTTTATTACCACAAACGATATTGATAACAACTTTACCTAAAAAAGGTATTGTTTTTCAGGCTAATATTGAAGAATGCTCAGTTAACACACATCAGAATGAGCCCGCTGAAAGCACGGCGATTATTGAATATGAAGAGCCTGAGCCAACCCCTGAACCGGAGTCAGAACCAGAGACTGGAGCGGCTCTTTTGCCGAAATGGCGAAAAATAACCCCAAAAATTGTTCTTTTTGCCAGCATTGGGTTACTTTTCTCTGCTGCCATCTGGTCGTTTTTCCCCACATCTTTACCCGTTATGTCTGAACGCCATCTTTTTACCCTTTCCCAATGTCGCTTTTATCTGATACAGGATACGCCGCTGAGTCAAAATGAAGTGCTATCCATTATGGATAAATATGATATCAGCCTGAATTGCGATAGCTATCCGCGCGATGTTTTTGTCACCCATTATGATGAGACCGGTAAACGCCGGGTTATGACATTTTTTGCCTGGTGCCAGCGTGATGATAATGGGAAATATACGCGCTGTGAAAATATCAAGAAAGTATCATGGAGAAGGGTGTGAAATATTATCTGATAGCTATGTTTATGGTTGTGGTAAGCATATTAATGGTAATGGGTAAACCTTCCTCAGAACTGGGCGTTCGCTGTGAGGCTGAAGTGTTACATACCGTTGAAAAGCAAGAAAGTAAACTCACGCTGGATATTATTGCATCACTATTTATGATGGAGAACGGCAAGGGTTTCGTGAATCTTTACGGTACCCTGACTGACCAGAAAGAATTATGGCAGGTTAATCGTAAAATCTGGTTTGACTGGCGCGATGAGCTGAACGGGAGTCTGTATGATATTATTATTCAACGAGTTGACGTTAAAACGGAAACCGATAAAGCTCCGGAGTCACTGATGGAAAAGATATATAGCCATCGATTTAACCTGGAAATATTTCGCGTAGGTCAAAATGGTCTCTTTTTGCGCGGCGTTTCGACACCTTTTTTCCTCTGCGTCCGGCAGAATAAGATGGGAAAAGTGACCTGACAGGGTCGGATAACGTTGCTAATCGACTTCTCTGAGGGCGCATGGATATCGTCTCATCACCACGAGGTGTTGAGCGTTTGCGCCCTGTATTTTATCTTTTATCCACGGATGGATAATAGTTATCGTGCCTGACAGTCAGGGATCTCTTCCAGGGCATAGTAAATCGACAGCCCCATTTTTTTGCCTTCCTCAATATCCAGATCCGCGCCGCGCGACTCGCCCGGCAGGCGTAAAATAGCGTCACAGCGGCTAATTAACCGGTGGGCGACGGGGTAGAGATACGCTTCGCTAATCTCATCGCCAATTTGCGTGGAACCCGCGGCTTTGGCTATGGGCAAAGCCAGCCATTCGCCGACGACCGGAATATGACCTTTTTTGTACACGCTTAGCGCAACCTGGGCCATGTTGTTCAGGTTAGCTTCGATTAATTCCGGGCGATTCTGGGTACCGCTGCGTACCGGGCCGGCGATCAAAATAAGTAACTTCTTCATTTTTCGGGACCTTCTTGATGCGTTGCAGGTGAATGTGGGGCAATGCAGTTGCGGACATCCTTTCCCGTAACATGCTTTGCCAGTGCGAAAGCTAATTGCACGAATTTGCACGAATTGAGCGTTTCATGAGAATGAATTGACATTTAATGCTCATGAAACTGCCTGTT is a window from the Klebsiella oxytoca genome containing:
- a CDS encoding EAL domain-containing protein; protein product: MDGIKSIRLQPIYDLHNAQLYGYEVLSEISPATDNERWFHQQSANQLLALHQWQIQQLQALSIKNKLFLNLPLAALQLPEIDKQLVEGTRDTIIELQDPETLLTMNAVQILKFRQQLAKLSIAGFTIWLDDYRPEYSSILNLLNWRFGGVKIERQVFQMHRNSPDMLIDLVSHARRYGKKIVIEGIETEEDLFTVLQSSADLAQGFLWSELRIPVSD
- a CDS encoding winged helix-turn-helix domain-containing protein → MNKLYILEGCIYFDEQAMALSINGEQENTIILPAPSARLLSELIKTNGTMVTREELLVRVWEDYGYRASNSNLNNYLSILRRSLTSLLPQTILITTLPKKGIVFQANIEECSVNTHQNEPAESTAIIEYEEPEPTPEPESEPETGAALLPKWRKITPKIVLFASIGLLFSAAIWSFFPTSLPVMSERHLFTLSQCRFYLIQDTPLSQNEVLSIMDKYDISLNCDSYPRDVFVTHYDETGKRRVMTFFAWCQRDDNGKYTRCENIKKVSWRRV
- a CDS encoding NUDIX hydrolase: MKKLLILIAGPVRSGTQNRPELIEANLNNMAQVALSVYKKGHIPVVGEWLALPIAKAAGSTQIGDEISEAYLYPVAHRLISRCDAILRLPGESRGADLDIEEGKKMGLSIYYALEEIPDCQAR